A region from the Clostridium beijerinckii genome encodes:
- a CDS encoding two-component system response regulator (DNA-binding response regulator in two-component regulatory system with ZraS; response regulator/sigma54 interaction protein) produces MFIKRKADYNMTENVRVLVADDELSLRMVLQTALNKVGYEVDTVKNGKEALGMAQENYYDVAIFDIRMPDMDGLQAFYEIHKIKPNLPIILMTAFGSSETAVDAMKHGAYDYILKPFNLDEVKIIVNRAIRMQQLTKEVVYLTQEVQEMSMTTTEQCKIVGESSKIQEVYKIIGRVANSKATVLLTGESGTGKGMAAKAIHYASDRREKPFIQVNCGSIPEGLLESEIFGHEKGAFTSAFFQKPGKFELAEGGTLFLDEIGEMSPNLQVKLLRVLQDKEFERVGGTKTFHTNVRIIAATNRDLDKEISEKRFRKDLYYRLNVVSICLPPLCERGEDIVLLADYFLKRFSGEVGRNDMFFAPEVLDIFRNYSWPGNIRELENAVEHAIIMSNTRVILPEHLPLNIKVEDVEEGGDIVMIDGYFKPLREVLLEAEKRHISEAIERTSGNHTHAAKLLQISRRALLYKINGNNRN; encoded by the coding sequence ATGTTTATAAAAAGAAAGGCTGATTACAATATGACAGAAAATGTTCGTGTTTTAGTAGCTGATGATGAGCTAAGTTTGAGGATGGTGCTTCAAACAGCACTAAATAAGGTAGGATATGAAGTGGATACCGTTAAAAATGGGAAAGAGGCACTTGGTATGGCACAGGAAAATTACTATGATGTTGCTATCTTTGATATCCGTATGCCAGATATGGATGGGTTGCAGGCATTTTATGAAATTCACAAAATCAAGCCTAATTTACCAATTATTCTTATGACCGCATTTGGAAGTTCGGAAACTGCAGTTGATGCTATGAAACACGGTGCTTATGACTATATATTGAAACCTTTTAACCTTGATGAAGTCAAGATTATTGTCAATAGAGCTATTCGCATGCAACAATTGACTAAAGAAGTTGTATACCTTACGCAGGAAGTACAAGAGATGAGTATGACAACAACGGAGCAATGTAAAATCGTTGGGGAAAGCTCTAAAATCCAAGAAGTATATAAAATCATTGGTCGAGTAGCCAATTCAAAAGCTACGGTATTGTTAACAGGAGAAAGTGGCACCGGTAAAGGAATGGCCGCTAAGGCTATTCATTATGCCAGTGACAGGCGAGAAAAACCATTCATTCAAGTGAATTGTGGTTCAATTCCAGAAGGTTTATTAGAGAGTGAAATATTTGGGCATGAGAAGGGAGCATTTACAAGTGCCTTTTTTCAAAAACCAGGGAAATTTGAATTGGCGGAAGGTGGGACACTTTTTCTAGATGAGATTGGGGAGATGAGTCCAAATCTTCAGGTAAAACTTCTTAGGGTGTTGCAAGATAAGGAATTTGAACGTGTTGGAGGTACGAAAACATTTCATACGAATGTGCGTATTATTGCAGCAACAAACCGTGACCTGGATAAAGAGATATCTGAAAAGCGATTTCGAAAGGATCTATATTATCGACTTAATGTTGTTTCAATATGTTTACCTCCACTTTGCGAAAGGGGAGAGGATATTGTTTTGCTAGCTGATTACTTTTTAAAACGTTTTTCGGGAGAAGTAGGACGAAATGATATGTTTTTTGCACCGGAGGTTTTGGATATTTTTCGTAACTATTCTTGGCCAGGAAATATCAGAGAATTAGAAAATGCAGTGGAACACGCTATTATTATGAGTAACACTCGTGTTATTTTGCCGGAACATCTTCCACTTAATATAAAAGTAGAAGATGTGGAAGAGGGGGGTGACATTGTTATGATAGATGGTTATTTCAAACCTTTGCGAGAAGTATTGTTAGAAGCAGAAAAACGTCACATCTCCGAAGCTATAGAACGAACAAGTGGAAACCACACACATGCTGCAAAACTCCTTCAGATTTCACGAAGAGCCCTTCTTTATAAAATTAATGGGAATAATCGCAATTAA